The DNA region CGCCTCTTCCGCGCGCCGCAGGTATTCGCCGCGGGTGCGCGAGAAAAACGCATCCGACTCGCTTTCGAACTTATCGGGCATGCGCACGGCGCCGCGGCGCTCGCTCGCCACCTGCGGCGCGACGTCGAACAGCACCGTCAGGTCGGGTTGGAAGCCGCCCTGCACCCAGCGCTCGAGCGTCTCGAGCTTGTCGCGCGGCAACCCGCGGCCGCCGCCCTGGTACGCGAACGTCGCGTCGGTGAAGCGATCGGACACGACCCAGTCGCCGCGCGCGAGCGCGGGCTCGATCACGAGCGCGAGGTGCTCGCGCCGGGCCGCGAACATCAGCAGTGCTTCGGTCTCCAGATCCATCGGCTGGTTCAGCAGGATCTCGCGCAGCTTCTCGCCGAGCTGCGTGCCGCCCGGCTCGCGGGTAACGACGACCTGCCGGCCGCCCGCGGCCAGCTTCGCCTGGAGTCGTTCGCAGAACCATTGCAGGTGGGTGGTCTTCCCCGCCCCGTCGATGCCTTCGAACGTGATGAATTTACCGCTCGCCATTATTGACCTCGTATGTACTTGTCCACGGCCTTGTTGTGATCGCCGAGCGTATCCGAGAACACGCTCGTGCCGTCGCCCTTCGCAACGAAATAGAGCGCGCCCGTCTGGGCCGGATTGATCGCCGCCTGCAGCGAGGCGACGCCCGGCAGGGCGATCGGCGTCGGCGGCAGCCCGCGGCGCGTATAGGTATTGTAAGGAGTGTCGGCCTGCAGGTCGCGCTTGCGCAGGCGGCCGTCGTACGCGTCGCCGAGGCCGTAGATCACCGACGGATCGGTCTGCAGCGGCATCCCGATGCGCAGCCGGTTCGCGAACACCGCCGCGACGAACGTGCGGTCAGCCGCGTGGCCCGTTTCCTTTTCGACGATCGACGCGATCGTCAGCGCTTCGTAAGGCGTCTTGTACGGCAGCCCCGGCGCGCGCGCGGCCCATGCTTCGTCGAGACGCGTCTGCATCAGGTGGTACGCGCGCCGGTAGATGTTCAGGTCGCTCGTGCCCTTGTCGAACAGGTAGGTGTCGGGGAAGAACAGCCCCTCGCCGCTGCCGCGCTGGATCGCGGCGTCCGGCGCCCCGATCGCGCGCAGCAGCTCGGCATCGCTCATGCCGGCCGTGGCGTGCGCGAGATCGGGATTGCCGTCGAGCTCCGCGCGCATCCGCTTGAAGGTCCAGCCCTCGATCACGGTCGCGACGTACTCGTTCACGTCGCCGCGCGCGATCTTCTGCAGGACGTCGTACGGCGTGATGCCGGTCTTGAATTCGTAGTTGCCGGACTTGAGCCGGCTCGACAGCCCGAGCACGCGCGTCATCGCGACGAAGCCGAGCGGCTCGACCGGCACGCCGCCGCGCTTGAGCTGCAGCGCGACGCTCTTCACGCTGCTGCGCGGCTTGATCGTGACGTCGAGCGATGCCGAGCCCAGCAACAACGGCCGGGTCGCCCAGTAATACCCGCCGCCCGCGCCGGCAGCGGCCACAACGACGGCCAGCGCCACGAGCGTCGCGGCGCATTTCTTCAGTAGGGACATGGAAACGTGACTCAGGTAAGACCCATATAATACTTGCTCGCCTCCGTCAAAGTCAGGGTTGACTGTTCCCTCATTCCATGAGCACACCGTCCGCTTCACCGGCTGCCCAGGCCGCAACTGCCTCGCTCCCCGTTTTCCCCCGCCCGTCCGCTGCCGATTTCGACGCACCGGGCGCCTGCATGCCGCTCCCGCAGTTCGGCGTGATCGACGTGGCCGGCGACGACGCCGCGACGTTCCTGCACAGCCAGCTCACCAACGACATCGAGCATCTCGATGCCGCGAGTGCGCGCCTGTCCGGCTATTGCTCGGCGAAGGGCCGCCTGCTCGCGTCGTTCCTCGCCTGGCGCGCCGGTCACGGCGTGCAGCTGCTGGTCTCGAAGGACGTCCAGGCCGCCGTTCAGAAACGCTTGTCCATGTTCGTGCTGCGCGCGAAGGCGAAACTGACGGACGCGAGCGACACGCTCGCGGTGGTCGGCTTCGCGGGCGACGTGCGCGAGGCGCTGTCGGGCATCTTCGACGCGCTGCCGGACGGCATGCACGTGAAAGTCGACGGCCCGGCCGGGGCGCTGATCCGCGTGCCGGACGCGGCAGGCCGCAAGCGCTATCTGTGGATCGGGCCGCGCGCGGAAGTCGACGCGCGCCTCGCCGCGCTCGGCGGCAAGCTGCCGGTCGTGTCGCCGGCCGTATGGGACTGGCTCGACGTGCGCGCGGGCGAGCCGCGCATCACGCAACCGGCCGTCGAACAGTTCGTCCCGCAGATGGTCAACTTCGACGTGATCGGCGCCGTTAACTTCAGGAAGGGGTGCTACCCGGGCCAGGAAGTCGTCGCGCGCAGCCAGTACCGCGGCACGATCAAGCGCCGCACCGCGCTCGCGCATGTCGCCGGCGAGACCGACACCGTGCATGCCGGCGTCGAGCTGTTCCACAGCGACGACCCCGGCCAGCCGTGCGGAATGATCGTCAATGCGGCCGCCGCACCCGCGGGCGGCGTCGATGCGCTCGTCGAGATCAAGCTGGCCGCGCTCGACAGCGGCACGGTGCACCTCGGTGCGGCCGACGGCCCGACGCTCGCGTTCGACGCGCTCCCGTACGCATGGCCGACGGAAGCGTGACGCACTGACAACCTATTGCACGCCGGTTCGCACGTTGCGGCCGGCGCGCGATGTTTCCTGCGAGAGATTCGCCCGATGTGCCTGATTGCCTTCGACTGGCAGCCTGATGCCGCCGCCGGTCCTGTCTTTACCCTCATCGCCAATCGCGACGAATTCTTTCGCCGTACGAGTGCGCCGCTGTCGTGGTGGGAGGACGTGCCGGGCGTGCTGGCCGGCCGCGATCTCGAAGCGGGCGGCACGTGGCTCGGCGTGTCCCGCGACGGCCGCTTCGCGGCGCTGACCAATTACCGCGCGCCGTTCGACATTCGCGCGGGCGCACCAACCCGCGGCAAGCTCGTATCCGATTTCCTCGGCGGCCCGCCGGTCGCGCCGCTCGATTATCTCGGCGCGCTGGCCGAGCACTCGGCCGTGTACAACGGCTTCAACCTGCTGGTCGGCGACTGGAAGCGGCGCGAACTCGCGTGGTTCTGCAACCGCGCGGCCGAAGGCGAAACCGCTGTCGCGCCGCCGGTCGCGGTCAGCGCCGGCGTGCATGCGCTGTCGAACGCGCGGCTCGATACGCCCTGGCCGAAAATCGTGCGCAAGCGCGCGGAACTCGGCACGCTGCTCACCGACAACCCGACCCCGTCGCTCGACGAACTGATCGAGCTGATGCGCGATCCGCGCGTCGCGGACGACGACGCGCTGCCGCACACGGGCATTCCGATCGAGCGCGAGCGTGCACTGTCGGCCGCGTTCATCGAGACGCCCGAATACGGTACGCGCGGCACGACCGCGCTGCGCGTGACGATGAAGGAAGGCGTGCGGCTGACGGTCGACATCAAGGAACGCTGCGACGACGACGGCTCGCACCGCACCGTTCGACCAGGCACGTTCGAGCGCGCGTTCACGTTCGACATCGACGCGACGCAGCCGCGCTGAGCCTGTGCGAGCGGCGCCCGGAGCCTGTTCATACGAATAGCGTGCTCTAGGGCGCGCGCGCCATCTCGACGTGCGGCACGCCCACTTCGACAAACCGGTCGCCGATCGTCGTGAAACCGTGCCGTACGTAGAACGCGACCGCGGCATCCTGCGCGTAGAGCCGCACGACCGGTTCGCCGCGATGCCGTGCCGCGTCCAGCAGCGCGTGCAGCACGGCCGATCCGGCACCCTGCCCGCGCGCATCGGCCAGCACCGCGACGCGGCCGATCGTGCCGGACCGCAGCAGCCGTCCGGTCCCGACCGCGCGGCGGGTGCCGGTCGCCGCATCGACCCGGTAGGCAACCGCGTGCAGCGACAGCGGATCCTCGTCGTCGAGCTCCCATTCCGGCGGAATGCGCTGCTCGCGCACGAACACCGCATCGCGAATGCGGGCGGCATCGCCGCCCAGCACCGTCCAGTCGCCCGTTTCCACCCAGTCCTCGGTCATCGCTTCCTCCGCGCGGCGTCGAGCGCCGCCGCCGTCAAACGTCGTCGAATGCCGCCTTGAGCGCCGCCACCGCGTCGGCATGCGCGGCCCGCACCTCGGGTACGTAGCCGCCCATCTTGAAGAACTCGTGGATCATCCCCGGATAGCAGACCAGCGTGACCGAATTGCCGGCCGCGCGCAGTTTGTCTGCATACGCGGCGCCCTCGTCGTGCAGCGGATCGTATTCGGCCGTCGCGATCCAGGCCGGTGCGACGCCGGCGAACGACGGCGCACCGCGCTTGCCGTCGAGCGGCGCGAACCGCCAGTCGTCGCGATCGGACCGATCGCGCACGTATTGCGTGAAGAACCACTGGATCGTGTCCTGCGTCAGCAAGTAGCCGTTCGCGAGCCGCGCGTGCGATCCGGTGTCCTGGTAGCCCGTCACGCCCGGATAGATCAGCATCTGCAGCGCAAGGTCGATGCCCGCGTCGCGCGCAAGCACCGCGCAGACCGTCGCGAGCGTGCCGCCCGCGCTGTCGCCGCCGAGCGCGAGCCGCGTCGCGTCGATGCCGAATGCGGCGGCTTCGCGATGCAGCCAGCGCAATGCGTCGTCCGCGTCGTTCACCGCGGTCGGGAACCGGTGTTCGGGCGCGAGCCGGTAGTCGACCGACAGCACCGCGCACTGCGCGTCGCGCGCGAACATCCGGCACAGCGCGTCGTGCGTGTCGACGCTGCCGACCGTGAAGCCGCCGCCGTGGTAATAGACCAGCGCCGGCAGCGGTTCGGCGAGGCTCGGCTCGACCGGCAGGTACAGCCGCGCGCCGATCGAGCGGCCGTCGCGCGTCGGCACGACGCAGGCCTCGACCGAATGCATCGGCGCGGGTGCGACGTCGAGGATCGGCGCGCTCTTCTCGTACGCGGCGCGCGCCTGCTGCGGCGTCTGGTGGTGATAGGACGGACGTTTCGCGCGCTCGACCATGTCGAGCACCTGGGCGATCTTCGGATTCAGCGGCATCGGTGAGGACGGCGCGTGCGGCGCCGTGAACGAACAAGCGTCACATGATGCCACGCGCGGGTCAGACGAGCTGCACCAGCTGCTTGCCGAAATTGCGGCCCTTCAGGAGCCCCAGGAACGCATCCGGCGCCCGCTCGAGCCCGTGTGCGATCGACTCGCGGTAATGCAGCTGCTTCGTCGCGACGAGTTCGCTCAGCTCGGCCAGCGCGGGCGGCCACGCGTCCGGATGCTCGAACACGATGAAACCCTGCATCGTCAGCCGCGAGCGCAGGATCAGGGCCGCAAAACAAAACGGCCCTGCCTTCGATCAGGCAGGGCCGCTCGTTGCGGCGCTTACGCGTCGCTCGGGCCGGGCTGCGCATCCGGCGCCGTGCGCGTGCGTTGCCGCTTGATGTCGCGGCCCACCGCGAGCCGCCGCATGTACTTGAACGTGCCGAGCGCCTTCGCGACGAAGTTGCCGTCGCTGTCGCGCACTTCGCCTTCGCAGTACGCCATCGTCGTCGAACGATGCATCACGCGTCCGTACGCGCGCAGCTCGCCGCGCCCCGGCTGCATGAAGTTCACCTTCATCTCGACCGTGACGACGCCGACGCCGTCGTCGGTCAGGCTGCGCGCGGCCATCGCGAGCGCGATGTCCGACAGCGTCATCGTCACGCCGCCGTGCGCGATGCTCCACGTGTTCATGTGCCGCTCGTCGAGCGGCAGCACGATCTCGCTCGCGCCGTCCTTCGCGGACACGAGCCGCACGCCGAGCAGAT from Burkholderia ambifaria AMMD includes:
- a CDS encoding GNAT family N-acetyltransferase; its protein translation is MTEDWVETGDWTVLGGDAARIRDAVFVREQRIPPEWELDDEDPLSLHAVAYRVDAATGTRRAVGTGRLLRSGTIGRVAVLADARGQGAGSAVLHALLDAARHRGEPVVRLYAQDAAVAFYVRHGFTTIGDRFVEVGVPHVEMARAP
- a CDS encoding NRDE family protein translates to MCLIAFDWQPDAAAGPVFTLIANRDEFFRRTSAPLSWWEDVPGVLAGRDLEAGGTWLGVSRDGRFAALTNYRAPFDIRAGAPTRGKLVSDFLGGPPVAPLDYLGALAEHSAVYNGFNLLVGDWKRRELAWFCNRAAEGETAVAPPVAVSAGVHALSNARLDTPWPKIVRKRAELGTLLTDNPTPSLDELIELMRDPRVADDDALPHTGIPIERERALSAAFIETPEYGTRGTTALRVTMKEGVRLTVDIKERCDDDGSHRTVRPGTFERAFTFDIDATQPR
- the tmk gene encoding dTMP kinase; the encoded protein is MASGKFITFEGIDGAGKTTHLQWFCERLQAKLAAGGRQVVVTREPGGTQLGEKLREILLNQPMDLETEALLMFAARREHLALVIEPALARGDWVVSDRFTDATFAYQGGGRGLPRDKLETLERWVQGGFQPDLTVLFDVAPQVASERRGAVRMPDKFESESDAFFSRTRGEYLRRAEEAPHRFAIVDATQSIPEIRQQLERVLAAL
- a CDS encoding YgfZ/GcvT domain-containing protein, with amino-acid sequence MSTPSASPAAQAATASLPVFPRPSAADFDAPGACMPLPQFGVIDVAGDDAATFLHSQLTNDIEHLDAASARLSGYCSAKGRLLASFLAWRAGHGVQLLVSKDVQAAVQKRLSMFVLRAKAKLTDASDTLAVVGFAGDVREALSGIFDALPDGMHVKVDGPAGALIRVPDAAGRKRYLWIGPRAEVDARLAALGGKLPVVSPAVWDWLDVRAGEPRITQPAVEQFVPQMVNFDVIGAVNFRKGCYPGQEVVARSQYRGTIKRRTALAHVAGETDTVHAGVELFHSDDPGQPCGMIVNAAAAPAGGVDALVEIKLAALDSGTVHLGAADGPTLAFDALPYAWPTEA
- a CDS encoding PaaI family thioesterase, yielding MSDAASLTDGPSIESPFVDLLGVRLVSAKDGASEIVLPLDERHMNTWSIAHGGVTMTLSDIALAMAARSLTDDGVGVVTVEMKVNFMQPGRGELRAYGRVMHRSTTMAYCEGEVRDSDGNFVAKALGTFKYMRRLAVGRDIKRQRTRTAPDAQPGPSDA
- the mltG gene encoding endolytic transglycosylase MltG yields the protein MSLLKKCAATLVALAVVVAAAGAGGGYYWATRPLLLGSASLDVTIKPRSSVKSVALQLKRGGVPVEPLGFVAMTRVLGLSSRLKSGNYEFKTGITPYDVLQKIARGDVNEYVATVIEGWTFKRMRAELDGNPDLAHATAGMSDAELLRAIGAPDAAIQRGSGEGLFFPDTYLFDKGTSDLNIYRRAYHLMQTRLDEAWAARAPGLPYKTPYEALTIASIVEKETGHAADRTFVAAVFANRLRIGMPLQTDPSVIYGLGDAYDGRLRKRDLQADTPYNTYTRRGLPPTPIALPGVASLQAAINPAQTGALYFVAKGDGTSVFSDTLGDHNKAVDKYIRGQ
- a CDS encoding alpha/beta hydrolase, with the protein product MPLNPKIAQVLDMVERAKRPSYHHQTPQQARAAYEKSAPILDVAPAPMHSVEACVVPTRDGRSIGARLYLPVEPSLAEPLPALVYYHGGGFTVGSVDTHDALCRMFARDAQCAVLSVDYRLAPEHRFPTAVNDADDALRWLHREAAAFGIDATRLALGGDSAGGTLATVCAVLARDAGIDLALQMLIYPGVTGYQDTGSHARLANGYLLTQDTIQWFFTQYVRDRSDRDDWRFAPLDGKRGAPSFAGVAPAWIATAEYDPLHDEGAAYADKLRAAGNSVTLVCYPGMIHEFFKMGGYVPEVRAAHADAVAALKAAFDDV